Proteins from a single region of Syntrophales bacterium:
- a CDS encoding class I SAM-dependent RNA methyltransferase, which yields MTIEAVAFGGDGVGRPGGLVTFVPFTVDGDEVVVEITERRSRYARAVLREILSPSPHRIEAPCPYYGRCGGCCLQHVRYDHQLVLKESQVADSFTRIGRFHTPPLRPMIPSPRIFSCRGRAEVHLVYGGGRRAKAGFMERGSHVLLDVERCMLMADSINDALSGLRRSLAERRDGPVRREERLLWSSLPDERTTGLEKAAAPPEGRILRSVKGCMMSVPAIGFFQANEYLVDTLVDVVLDLASPSPEDSVLDAYCGSGLFSRFLAERAGSVSGIEQDREAVACARDNLSRAGFCNASFHGGDVVDGLRDLTNRRLRIDVAVLDPPRTGCGSGVLDVLAELAPRRIVYVSCDPATQARDARCLADRGYSLTALQPLDMFPQTSHLEVVAVLEKS from the coding sequence ATGACCATCGAAGCCGTAGCCTTCGGCGGAGATGGAGTCGGGCGCCCCGGCGGCCTGGTGACATTCGTCCCGTTTACGGTGGACGGCGATGAGGTCGTGGTGGAAATCACGGAACGGAGGAGCCGTTATGCCCGGGCCGTCCTTCGGGAGATCCTTTCCCCGTCGCCCCACCGCATCGAGGCTCCGTGCCCGTATTACGGCCGCTGCGGAGGCTGCTGCCTTCAGCATGTCCGATATGACCACCAGCTGGTCCTCAAGGAAAGCCAGGTGGCGGACTCCTTCACCCGGATCGGCCGTTTTCACACGCCTCCCCTTCGCCCGATGATCCCCTCCCCGCGGATCTTTTCCTGCCGCGGCCGGGCAGAGGTGCACCTGGTTTACGGCGGCGGACGCCGGGCGAAGGCGGGATTCATGGAGAGGGGCAGCCATGTCCTGCTCGACGTGGAGCGGTGCATGCTGATGGCGGATAGCATCAACGACGCGCTGTCGGGACTTCGCCGTTCCCTGGCGGAGAGAAGGGACGGGCCGGTCCGCAGGGAGGAGAGGCTTCTCTGGTCGTCCCTTCCCGATGAGCGGACAACGGGCCTGGAGAAGGCCGCAGCGCCTCCGGAAGGCCGAATTCTCCGCTCGGTCAAGGGATGCATGATGTCCGTTCCGGCCATCGGGTTCTTCCAGGCCAACGAGTACCTTGTGGACACGCTGGTGGACGTGGTTCTGGATCTGGCCTCCCCGTCCCCTGAAGATTCGGTGCTGGATGCCTACTGCGGTTCGGGCCTGTTTTCCCGGTTCCTGGCGGAACGGGCCGGCTCCGTTTCCGGAATCGAGCAGGACCGGGAGGCCGTTGCCTGTGCCCGGGATAACCTCTCGCGGGCCGGCTTTTGCAATGCCTCTTTCCATGGGGGAGACGTGGTTGATGGATTGCGGGATCTTACAAACCGCCGGCTGCGGATCGACGTGGCGGTCCTGGATCCGCCCCGGACCGGCTGCGGAAGCGGGGTCCTGGACGTCCTTGCGGAGCTGGCTCCGCGACGGATCGTCTATGTCTCCTGCGATCCGGCGACCCAGGCCCGGGATGCACGCTGCCTGGCGGACCGGGGCTACTCCCTGACAGCCCTCCAGCCGCTGGACATGTTTCCCCAGACGTCGCATCTTGAGGTGGTGGCGGTCCTCGAAAAGAGCTGA
- a CDS encoding MBL fold metallo-hydrolase, which translates to MDVHFLGTNGWYDTETGNTICTLIRTDGWDILLDAGYGIAKADRHLATDPAGPAVLLLSHFHLDHVAGLHTLAKFRFPKGLLIAGPEGSRKTLDVLVNAPFTIPMAELPYPVDVLELPDDLARIPFPLLALPLRHAGITLGFRIEAEGLTVAYCPDTGYCENALSLARGADLLIAECAYRSGQGNEDWPHLNPETAARIALEAGVRRLVLVHFEARTYPTFREREESEAAARLIFPETIAARDDTCISL; encoded by the coding sequence ATGGACGTTCATTTCCTCGGAACGAACGGCTGGTACGACACGGAAACGGGAAATACGATCTGCACCCTGATCCGCACGGATGGGTGGGACATTCTCCTCGATGCGGGATACGGCATCGCCAAGGCCGACCGCCACCTCGCGACGGACCCGGCCGGTCCTGCGGTCCTCCTCCTCAGCCATTTCCATCTTGACCACGTGGCGGGCCTCCACACCCTCGCCAAGTTCCGGTTTCCCAAGGGCCTGCTCATTGCCGGTCCGGAGGGGTCCCGGAAAACCCTGGACGTCCTCGTGAATGCACCGTTCACCATTCCCATGGCGGAGCTTCCCTATCCGGTGGATGTCCTGGAACTGCCGGACGACCTGGCCAGGATTCCCTTTCCGCTTCTGGCCCTTCCCCTGCGACACGCCGGGATCACCCTGGGGTTCCGCATCGAGGCGGAGGGGTTGACCGTGGCCTATTGCCCCGATACCGGCTACTGCGAAAATGCCCTGTCCCTGGCCCGCGGTGCCGACCTCCTCATCGCCGAATGCGCCTACCGGAGCGGTCAGGGAAACGAGGACTGGCCCCACCTGAATCCCGAAACGGCGGCCCGGATCGCCCTGGAGGCGGGGGTTCGCAGGCTGGTTCTGGTTCACTTTGAGGCCCGGACGTATCCGACCTTCCGGGAACGGGAGGAATCGGAAGCCGCGGCCCGCCTCATTTTCCCGGAGACCATCGCCGCCCGGGACGACACGTGCATCTCCCTCTGA
- a CDS encoding alpha/beta hydrolase yields MKTQEERAPFPEVRRETVGGAGLDYLYYEGSGPDVVLLHATGFLPWLWHPIARKLAPACRVLAPYFCDHRPADPDEGGLSWETLAEDLAAFSKQLGLERPYLIGHSMGATVITITAAMFDLAPRGLVLIEPIFLPDEIYRMNMRVEDHPLASKSIKRRNGWHDVAEVKAYLRSRKMFETWDEEMLDLYVRYGFLESDAGGLELACSPRREAALFMGGNRLNPWPFLEKVSCPVLVIEGERSENRSFIDLKKAAGDFPRGSYRLVEGAGHLIPMERPDEIGMMIHEHLGLKTS; encoded by the coding sequence ATGAAAACGCAGGAAGAACGCGCCCCCTTCCCGGAGGTCCGCCGGGAAACCGTCGGAGGCGCGGGGCTTGATTACCTCTATTATGAAGGGAGCGGGCCCGACGTGGTCCTGCTTCACGCAACGGGATTCCTTCCCTGGCTCTGGCACCCCATCGCCAGGAAACTGGCACCGGCCTGCCGCGTCCTGGCGCCTTATTTCTGCGACCATCGCCCGGCGGATCCCGACGAAGGGGGACTTTCCTGGGAAACGCTTGCCGAGGATCTGGCCGCATTCTCAAAACAGCTTGGCCTCGAAAGACCTTACCTGATCGGCCACTCCATGGGCGCCACGGTCATAACGATCACCGCCGCCATGTTCGACCTCGCCCCTCGGGGGCTGGTCCTGATCGAGCCGATCTTTCTTCCCGACGAGATCTACAGGATGAACATGCGGGTGGAAGACCACCCGCTGGCCTCCAAGTCCATCAAGCGACGGAACGGCTGGCATGACGTGGCGGAGGTGAAGGCATATCTCCGCTCCAGGAAAATGTTCGAGACATGGGACGAGGAGATGCTGGACCTCTACGTCCGGTACGGTTTCCTGGAAAGCGATGCGGGCGGCCTCGAGCTGGCCTGCTCCCCCCGGCGGGAAGCGGCGCTGTTCATGGGAGGAAACCGCCTGAATCCCTGGCCGTTTCTGGAAAAGGTCTCCTGCCCCGTGCTTGTGATCGAGGGAGAGCGAAGCGAGAATCGCTCCTTTATCGATCTGAAGAAAGCCGCCGGGGATTTCCCCCGCGGCTCCTATCGGCTGGTCGAAGGAGCCGGGCATCTGATCCCCATGGAGAGACCCGACGAAATCGGAATGATGATTCATGAGCATTTAGGATTGAAAACATCTTGA